The following nucleotide sequence is from Roseivirga sp. BDSF3-8.
TAATCCCCGGGGGATAGACTTGGATCTGGTCAATGCTCAGCAGGCCCGCCGTATCCTTGACCGCCTGGTAGGTTTTGAGCTTAGTCCTATTCTCTGGAAAAAAATTAAGACAGGTCTTTCTGCCGGCCGTGTGCAATCAGTGGCTGTACGCCTCGTGGTTGAGCGGGAGAGAGAAATAGATAAATACGAAGCCAAGAGCAGCTACCGGGTGGTGGCTCGCTTTGATCTTGGCAAAGGCAAAGTGCTCAACGCTGAACTCAGCGAGCGCTTTAAGGAAGAAGAAGAGGCCGAAAAGTTTCTGCAGGATTGTGTGGGCGCAGAGTATTCCATCGCGCGCCTGGAGACAAAGCCTGCCAAAAAGACTCCTGCCCCACCCTTTACCACTTCTACCCTGCAACAGGAAGCCTCACGCAAGCTGGGTTTTTCTGTGGCCCAGACCATGACGCTGGCACAGCGACTGTACGAAGCAGGTAAGATCAGTTACATGCGTACCGACTCTGTGAATCTGTCTGAAGAGGCTATTCAAAGTGCCAGCAAAGAGATCGTTTCAGCTTATGGCAAGGAGTATTTTAAAGAGCGCCACTATAAGACCAAGTCGGCCGGTGCACAGGAAGCTCACGAAGCCATTCGCCCCACCGATTTTTCTGTACACGAAGCAGGTGAGGACCGTAACGGGCAGCGTCTGTATGAACTGATCTGGAAGCGAGCCATTGCCTCGCAAATGTCAGACGCTCAACTGGAGAAGACTACGGCCACTATTGATATAAGTACGGTAGACAAGAACCTGACTGCCACCGGTGAGGTAGTGAAGTTTGAAGGGTTTTTGAAAGTATATATTGAGTCTACCGATGAGGACGATGAGCCAAGCGAAAGTAAGGGCATGCTGCCACCGCTTGAAACAGGCCAGATACTGGACTTGCAGGAAATGAAGGCCCGTCAGGGATTCAGCCGCCCTCCCGCCCGCTATACAGAAGCCAGTCTCGTTAAAAAACTGGAAGAAATGGGTATCGGTCGTCCGTCGACTTACGCCCCTACTATTTCTACAGTGCAAAAAAGAGGCTATGTGATCAAAGAATCACGGGATGGCAGAGAAAGAACCTACGTTGAGTTTACCCTCAGCAATGATAAGGTTGGCCGTGAGGAGAAAACCGAAACCACCGGTTCGGAAAAGAATAAGCTCTTCCCTACAAATATCGCCATGGTGGTGAATGATTTCCTTAAGGAGCACTTCCCTACTGTGATCGACTATTCTTTTACAGCCAAGGTTGAGAAAGAATTTGATGAGATAGCCCATGGCGGCAAGGCCTGGGAGCAGATGATCGAAGACTTCTACGGCAATTTTCATGACCGCGTGGAGCAGACAGAAAATATTGAGCGGTCAGAGGTACCCTCTTCGCGTGAGTTAGGGGTAGATCCAAAGTCAGGCAGGAAGGTAATCGTAAGGCTTGGCCGTTTCGGTCCGCTGGCTCAGATAGGTGACCAGGAAGAGGATGGCGAAAAGCCCCAGTATGCAAGCTTACGTAAAGGGCAATTTATCGAAAACATTACCCTGGAAGATGCCCTGGAGCTATTCAAGCTGCCTCGTGATGTGGGGATGTTCGAGGATAAAAAGGTCGTGGCCGCCATCGGGCGCTTTGGCCCCTACATTCGTCATGATAGTAAGTTTGTCAGTCTGCCTAAAGAAGATGATCCTCACAGCGTAAGTGAGGAAAGAGCGATAGAGCTCATCCTGGCTAAACGAAAGGCAGACGCCGAGAAGCATATCAAATCATTTGATGAAAATCCGGACGTACAGATACTTAATGGCCGGTGGGGACCCTATATTAAGGTAGGCAAGAAGAATGTGAAAATTCCTAAAGACAAAGATCCTAAGGAACTCACGCTGGAAGAATGCCTGGACCTGGCCGAAAAGACCCCGGTCAAAAAAGGAAGAAGTAAAAAGAAATAGAACGAAAAAGCCCGTGTAAAACGGGCTTTTTTTATGTAAGGTTTTTTGCAGAATGCTATGTTTTGCAACAAGCTTGGTCCATCCCTACTCTTTTTGATTCTTATAACAATCTTCTACTGACAGAAAGATAGGGTGACGGAAGGATTATTTTTAAAAATAAATACTTACGGAAATTACCATGCTAAACCTGGGCAAGGTTTCCGCTACTTATGTACACAGTCAGTAAAAGATGTTCAAATTAAATTCACTAAAATTTTTATATTGTATATGAAGTGTTTTTTGAAGCATTTTATCATTTTAAACGCGTATTCTTTCCCATGTAAGAAAGGATAGGCGGAAAGCGCTAAAGTGAATTTGAATATGGGCCAATCATCATCACGCTTTTTAGACTTTGGAAGCCTGCGTAACAGGATTATCCTTAGCCTCACCGTAATGGGGGGACTTACCCTTATCTACATATTTGTTACCGCCCGGCAGGCGGACCTCATTGAGGAAACGGCACTACAGCAGCATACCATTTACCAGCCCGGAGCCAAGGCAGGAGAGCGGGCAGCCAAAGGCCTGCATAAGTCCACCCTGATGCTCACTACATACCTGCAGTCAGGCGAAGAGACCTACCGGGTGCAGTGGGAAGCTGCCTGGGAAGAAGACATATTCCCTGCGGTAGCCACGCTTAAGAATCATCGCGGGTCGCTTGTACAAGCTGAGGCTGAGCGCATCTGGCGGGGTATGGAAAAGAAACTGAACCAGCTGCGCCGCAATCAGGCTGACCTGATAGAAAGCGCTCAGAATGACCTGGTCAGAGCTGATTACTTCGAAAATAATGACTCAGCCCTATCTATTACCCAGAAAAACCTGCTGAATAACCTGGATGAGCAGGTAGTACCGGCAAGCATAGACCTCACTTATCGTGCCCAGCAGTTGGGGGCCCTCTTCACTGAGATAGACGAGGAAAAGCACGCCAGCCTGGAGGACATCATACTGGTACTCGATATCATGGCCTATATTGTCATGGCCCTCTGTGTGGTCCTGTCAATCGCATTTGGTATATGGATCGTGCGCGCCGTTATTATGAGCATCTACCGTATCTCTAAAACGCTCAAAGCACTCAGTAACGGTAACCTGCCAGAGCCGATGCCCCAGGAGCGCAACGAAACGCGCTACATAATTAAGCAACTTAATGCCCTTATCATGCAACTACGAAACGTGCAGCATTTTGCCACACTTGTAGGTAAGCGCGAGTTTGATAATGACATAGTGGTATTCAATAACGAAGGTGTGCTGGGTGAATCACTGGCAGGGATGCGAAGCAGCCTTTCCCAGGTGGCCCGGGAAGACCGTCAGCGCAACTGGGTTAATGAGGGCCTGGCGCAGTTTGCCGACATTCTGCGCAATAAAGATAATATCAAAGAGCTGTGCGACGAGGTCATCGTACAGCTAACCAAATACAGTGGCGCCATCCAGGGGGGTATTTTCCTCGTGAAAGATGAGGAAGAGAACGAGCCCTACATGGAACTGATAAGCTGCTATGCATTTGAGCGCCACAAAAAGACCGGCACACGAATACATAAAGGGGAAGGGATAGCCGGACAAAGCTGGCAGGAAAATGATACCATCATCATCACCGAGGTTCCGGATAGCTACATTAACATCCGTTCAGGCCTGGGGCATGCTAATCCCAAAGCAATACTGGTAGTGCCTTTGGTGTATAACGAGGAAACAATCGGCGTAGTGGAACTGGCTTCTTTCAAGCCCCTTGAGGATTATCAGGTTGAGTTTATACAAAAACTTAGCGAAAACCTTGCTGCCTCTATTGCCACTACCACCAATAATGAGCGTACCCGTAAGCTGCTGGAGGAATCTCAGGAGATAACCGAACAAATGCTGGCTCAGGAAGAGGAGATGCGCCAGAATATGGAGGAACTGCAGGCTACGCAGGAAGAGATGCGCCGCACACAAAATGAAATCAGGGACAAAGAGAGCAATCTCAATGCGCTGATAAATAATACGAATGACACCATTTTTGCTATAGACAGAGACTACTGCATTACGGTAGTTAATGACACGCTCCGCAATAAGTATAAGAAAGCGGGCATAGACCTGAAGGCAGGCGTGAATATACTGGAGGTACTGCCTGCAGACCAGCGTGCTAAATGGAAGGAGCGCTATGACCGCGCCCTTTCCGGTGAAAGCTATAAGCAATTTGAAGAGCGCATGCTCGACGATAAGCTACAGGTGGTGGAGACCTACCATAACCCTATCATGAACGTGGAGGGGAAAGTAATCGGTGTATCAGTGATTGCCCGTGATGTAACGGACATTGTGCAGGTGCAACGCGAACTGGAGCGTAAACAGGGTATCGTCAACTCGGTGATCAATAATACGGATGACACCTTCTTTGCCATTGACCAGGACTTCCGCATTACTATCGTGAATGAAACGCTTAGGAAGCGCTTTGAATCCTCAGGTATGGACCTTAAGGAAGGCGATCATATACTGGAGATCCTGCCGCAGGAATCGGTTGAGTTCTGGAGAGAACGTTATCAGCGTACCCTTAATGGTGAAAGCTTTACCGAAAATCAGGAACGTAAGGTGGGAGATAAATCCCTCTATATAAAGGTGTACTACCAGCCCGTGTACGATGAAAACGGTAAGATCACCGGTGCCTCTGTCCTATCCAGGGATATCACCGAGTATCGTGAGGCCCTGGAAGAAAAGGACACCCGCGATAAAGAAATAGCCAAATTGAGAAAGGCCCTGGGAGTAGAAACCAATAAAGGGAATAAGATCAAAAATGGCCGGCTGGATAATGATGATAAAGCAGAGGCGACTAACTGGAAGATAAACCAATATTAAGTCGCTCAGAGAAATAGAAATCAATGGCCCGGTAAATAATTGCCGGGCCATTTTTGTATTCAGCCAGTTGACATGTATACTCATACATGAACGAATAAACTTTAACTTATGAAAAACCTGGTGGTACTTAGTGGTGCAGGGATTAGTGCGGAGAGCGGCATCCCTACCTTTCGCGATGCAAATGGTCTGTGGGAGGGGCACGATGTAATGGAAGTAGCCTCACCTCAAGGCTGGAAGCGTGATCCTGAACTGGTTCTGGACTTTTATAATCAGCGCCGGAAAGCGGCCCGGAAGGCTGAACCCAACGAGGGCCATAAATTAATCGCCTCTTTAGAAGAGCATTTTGAGGTACAGGTCATCACGCAGAATATAGATAACCTGCATGAGAGGGCAGGTTCTACGAAAGTTCTTCATTTGCACGGTGAAATATTCAAATGTCGCAGCTCGCTGGATGAGCACCTGGTATACGACATGGAGGGTGATGAGATCATGCTGGGTGATAAGTGCGAGAAGGGCTCTCAGCTCAGGCCGCATATCGTATGGTTTGGCGAGATGGTGCCCATGATGGAACCCGCGGCTGCCCTGGCTATGAAGGCCGATGTATTTGTGGTGGTAGGCACCTCACTAGTAGTATACCCCGCTGCAGGTCTTGTAGATTATACCGCACGAAATACCCCCATATTTGTGGTAGACCCTAATGTGCCTGAAGTTTATGGCCGTGAAGATGTGACGGCTATACAGGAAAATGCCTCTACGGGCATGAAAAAACTCAAAGATATTTTACTTGAAAGATACAGGTAAATACACGGCATATCACAGTAAGTAGCGCTGTAGTACCTCGCCAACAAAATAAGCGAGAAACGCGGCAATGCCACCAAGAGAAAGAGTCTCAGCAATGGCCCTGAACCGGTTAGTACGGGTAGCTACTGCTTTCAGGTTGCCCACTACTATAAGCCCGATACCGGTGGCAATGCAAGAGTAGAGGAACAAGTTGCCCTTACCCAGATCAAAGATAATAGCTGCCAGGTAACTGAGCAGGGGGATAAGCCCAATGGCAATGAAAGACAGAAAGGTAGCCGTGGCTGTTTGGATAGGTGCCTTGTCGTCTTTGGCCATCTCCAGCTCTTCTTTCATCATGGTATCCACCCACACATCATCATTGGAAGTGATCACTTCCACCACCTGCTCGAGCAACTCCCCTTTAAACCCTTTAGCGGCGTAGATTTCGCGTATCTCCTCTATTTCTTTCTCACGAAGATTCTCTATCTCCCAATATTCAATCTCACGGTGCTTATCGTAATCTTCATGTTCTGCTTTTACAGACAGAAAATTACCTACGGACATGCTGAAACCGTCTGCAATAAGATTCGCAAAACCGAATATAAGCACCCACTTCAGATCTGCATTGGCCCCTGCTGCACCGGCTACCACAGCAAAGGTCGTAATGGCTCCGTCGATTCCCCCGTACACAAACTCGGAAATGTAAGCCCTGTCGAACAGAAAGAGTTTCTTACCCGTGTGCAGCTTATCTTCTATCTTTTGCATGAGGCAAGATAAAACCACTTAGCCATTAAGCAAAAAAGAAAAAGGCTAGTCCTCTATCATACGCTCGCTGCGGGGCTTAAATATACTCCCCACTATGCCTGAAAGCATCCCTTGGGGCAAAATCTTACTCATGACCACTCCCAGTCCATTGGAAAAACCGGGCACTATGACTGCTTTACTTTTGAATAGTCCTTTTATGGCGATATCTGCTACTGCCTCCGGAGCCATCATGATCGAGTTGGCCTGCTTACTGATGAATCCGGCTCGACTGAAAAAATCACTGTCAGTAGGGCCGGGACAGAGACAACTGACGTTAATAGGCGAACGGCGCAGTTCATGGCGCAAAGCACGGGTAAAAGAAAGTACAAATGCCTTGGTGGCAGCATATACGGCAAAAAACGGGATAGGCTGATAGCTGGCCGTACTACCTACATTCAGTATGTGAGCACTGCTGAAGGTGTGCATCTTTTCAAGGAAAGCGTGGGTCAGAGACACCATCACATCCTGGTTCAGGTGCATCATACTCAGTTGGCTCTGCAGGTCTTTTTCTTCAAAAGGCCCCCACTCCCCTACGCCCGCATTATTGATAAGGATACGCACAAAGTACTCATTCGCATGGCACCAGTCCAGCAGCGTATCTACGGCTCCTTCTTCCAGCAGGTCCAAAGGCAGGTACTCTACTCCTACCCGGAACTCCTCCCGGATCTCAGCCTTCAGCTCCCTGAGCTTGTCTTCACTTCGTGCTACCAGCAATACGTTCAGCCCTTCTTCGGCTAGTCTTCTTGCCATTGCTGCGCCAATGCCTCCGCTGGCGCCGGTTATGAGTGCGTAATTCATTCGTCTAGTTGCGATAAATCCCAGGTTACTGCTTTATCATACTGCAGTGAACCCTGTCTTATGACCAATGGTGATGGGAAATTGTTATCATATAGCTGCCCCGTACCTAAGCCCTGGTGCATTACCGGTTTGTAGGAGGCCGTTAGCTGAGCAATGGCATTGAGGCCTATATTAGATTCCAGGGCGGACGTGATCCACCAGGTGATACCACGATCCTCTGCCAGGCCTATCCACTCGCGGGTGGCGGCTATACCCCCTACCAGGCTGGGCTTTAGCACTATGCCAAATGGCTTAACCTCATCCAGTAACTCAGCCCTCTCCTGCTTACTGTGAATACCAATAAGCTCTTCATCCAGTGCTACGGGGACCGGGCTACTCTGACAAAGGTCAGCCAATATTGCGCGCTGGCCCGGTTTTATGGGTTGCTCGATAGAGTGAAGATCGTACCTTGCCAGACTTTTGAGTCTCTCGGGGGCTTCATCCGGGGAAAATGCTCCGTTGGCGTCTACCCGCAGGATCAGTTCACTGGCCGGGAGGCGTTCCCTGATGGCATCCAGCACATCCTCTTCCTCTGCACCATCAATAGCGCCTATCTTCATCTTAAGGCAGGTAAAGCCCGCAGCAAGTTTATCCTCCATCTGCTGCAGCATAAAAGGCTTATCCCCCATCCAGATCAGGCCGTTAATAGGGACACGGGGCATGGCCTCAAAAGCTCCGGGCAGGATGCTTCGCCTCCCTCCATGCAGCAGGTCCAGCAGGGCGGTTTCTACGGCAAAGCGAAGGCTCGGCCACTCATCCGGTACTATGCTGGCTGCCACTTGTAAAGCGTCTGCTTCATCGGCAGGATACGCCAACTGCCCCATCAACCGGGTGAGACGCTCCAGGTGTGATTCGATATCCGGCCGGTGGTCTATACTTAGACCGGGAAGCGGGCCAGCCTCTCCAAGGCCATACGTATATGGCTCCTCCTCCCGCCATACCTTTAGTATCCACGTATCGCGGCTGCGCATAACACCGCGACTTGTACCGGCGTCAAAGGTGAAATTAAGGGTGTATCTTTTCCAGGATGCCTGCAGACTCATAATCACTCGTTTTTCAGAGGCCAAACTTAACATTTGTAGAGGATTTTTTTACCTCTTTGCTATATATGGACTACCTTTGCGGCCCGACTGTTACGTCCATGCCAGATATGCCAAAACGAAAGACGTAACCGCAGTGAGTAAATCACTCATTGCCAGATATAAGTGGACTATCCACTATTAATTTTTTTACGGATAAAATTTTTACTCAATGGCGCAAAACGAAGACTTTACTATAGATGTGGTAGTGGAGATACCCAAGGGAAGCCGCAATAAGTACGAGTACGACTATGAAAAGAAGATGATCCGCTATGATCGTATGATCTTCTCTTCTATGCACTACCCGGCAGATTATGGCTTTATTCCTGAAACTCTTGCTAAAGATGGTGACGCACTGGATGCACTGGTGCTGGTATCTGAGCCTACCTTCCCCGGCTGCCTTATAGAAGTGCGCATCATTGGCCTCTTCCGTATGGAAGATGAGAAGGGCCCCGATGCCAAGCTGCTCTGCGTGCCTGTACGCGACCCTATCTGGAATAAGCTTCACGCACTTGAGGAGGTGAACGAACACCTTATCAAGGAGATCGAGCACTTCTTCCAGGTATATAAGGACCTTGAAGAAAAGAAAGTGGGTATAGAAGGCTGGGAAAACAAGGATGCCGCCATCAAAGCTTACCACGAAGCGAAGCGTTTCTACGAAGAGAATAAGCAAAAAGAAGCCGCAGAATAATCTTTGTGCCTAAAAGGCAAATTATTGTGAGGTATCACAAAACCTTCTATATTTGTGACCTCATTTTGCTCCCATAGTTCAACTGGATAGAATACTAGATTCCGGTTCTAGCGATAGGGGTTCGACTCCCTTTGGGAGCACAATGCATGACAAGCCGATCTTGAAAAGGATCGGCTTTTTTGTTGTCCCATCCACTCAACCGTGCATGCTAAGGTCCCCTGTTACTTATATTAAAGCCACCTTCACAGCCATTGCCGGGCAACGAGGCTGGGACGCCTAGTCCGGGATCCGTCAACTATGAAAAGCAGAGGCCAATCTCACAGCCGGATGGATTAACAGCAAATGTCAATTACAGACCTCGCTGCCATTCTAAAGGGGACACTTTAAGCTGACCTATCAGCTAGTGGTAGACGGGCCCCGGCTCGGAGGCCGGGGACGGAGCTTTAAGTTCGCTTCACCACAATCTCCGGATCGTGCCATCGCTTGTCCGGGAGCTAAGCTTTAAGTTGACTTTTGAGGAAAACTCTTCCTAGATTCGTACCTTCAATTAAGCTATGCCCACACATGCAGACTTTCTACGTCTACATCATTACCAATAAAAACAATACAGTTCTATACACCGGATTCACTGATGACGTATTCCGAAGAAGCCTGGAACATAAGGAGAAGTTGTATAAAGGCTTTACTGCCAAGTGGAACTGTAATAAAATCGTTTACTATGAAACATACTATGATGCAGATGAAGCCATTAGACGAGAAAGACAGCTTAAACGCTACCTCCGCAAGTGGAAGGAAGAGTTGATCGATAAGAAGAATCCGGATTGGAAGGATTTATTCGAAGAAATGCTTACTTAACCACCATTCCCGGGCTTAGACCCGGGATCCGTCAGCAATGAAACACAGAAGCAAGTCGTACAGACCCTCTCGTTACAGCCATTCCCGGGCTTGACCGAGGACGCCTAGTCCGGGATCCGTAAGCAATGGAATGCGGCAGCCAATCTTACCGCCTGATGAAGAAACAGCGAATGCCTCTTAGGAGCCTTGCTACCATTCCGATGGGGTCGCTTTAAGTAGACATTAAGCTAGTAGCAGACGGGTCCCGGATCGCGCTATCGCTTGTCCGGGAACGGAGCTTTAAGTTTACTTCACCCCCCTCTACCCTGTCCAGCATGTACGTCCTCATCTGGCTGCCATCGTAGCGGCTGATGCCGTTTTCCGTCGCAAACCACACAAAGCCCGCATCGTCCTCGACTATATCAAACACCTTAGAGCTCTTCAGCCCCTCCCTGATGCCCAGGTGCTGAAACTTAATCTCCTGCGCCATGCCCAACACAGGCAGCAGCACCAAAACAAGAAAGACGATGACAAACGATCTGTACCCCATAATTTCAGACCCGTAAAGTAACAATTTTTAAGGTATTTGGGGAGGGGGTGCGGTGGGGATTGTGGGGATGGGTAATGGAGGTGGGTTTGGGCGTGTCCCGGCCTCCTTAGGTCGGCCGGGCCGGGCTCAAGTCTATCCGGCTTTCGACGGACCAGTCGCCTGCCCCCGCACAAGGCCAACACGGGCTCCGACAATGGCTCTATCCCTCACGCGGGGTTGGGAATTTGATGTGAAAAATTTAATAGAGATAAATAAGATATCTGTATAAATTAGCACAAATGGAAACAAACAGTAAATATGGATATATTTCTTAGTTGGTCTGGTCCAAAAAGTCAAAAAATAGCAGAGGCACTAAAAACATGGATTCCTACAGTTATCCAAGTAACAAAACCATTCTATTCGTCAAATGATATTGCAAAAGGTAAGAGATGGAGTAGCGAAATTTCATTTAAACTTGAGCAGGCTGGTTTCGGCATTTTGATAATGACTGATGAAAATACCACAGCACCTTGGATACTTTTTGAAGCTGGAGCAATCTCTAAAAACATAAACACGGGTAGAGTATGCACTTTTCTTTTTGGTATTAAAGAAACAGACCTCCAAGGACCGTTAAGTCAATTTCAGAATACAAAATTTAATAAGAATGATGTTTTTAAGCTGCTCAAGGATATAAACCGCGAATTGAAAGTGCCTTTAGAAGATAAGGTTCTTGAAGTTACTTTTGAAAAGATGTGGCCTGATTTAGATTCTCAAATCTCCAATATATTAGATTCAACACCCCATGAAGGTCATGAAGAAATAAGAACCGAAAGAGATTTACTAGAAGAAATATTAAGACATACAAGATCTATACAATATAAACATCTCTTCGCGCGAAGCTCTAACAATTTTGAAACTTGGATGGGTGAAGAAAAATCCAAAGTAATATTTGATGAAAACGCGAAGGCAATAGTTTTCCTAAAAGACAATAACGAGGAATATTTTATAGAATT
It contains:
- a CDS encoding PAS domain-containing protein, producing the protein MGQSSSRFLDFGSLRNRIILSLTVMGGLTLIYIFVTARQADLIEETALQQHTIYQPGAKAGERAAKGLHKSTLMLTTYLQSGEETYRVQWEAAWEEDIFPAVATLKNHRGSLVQAEAERIWRGMEKKLNQLRRNQADLIESAQNDLVRADYFENNDSALSITQKNLLNNLDEQVVPASIDLTYRAQQLGALFTEIDEEKHASLEDIILVLDIMAYIVMALCVVLSIAFGIWIVRAVIMSIYRISKTLKALSNGNLPEPMPQERNETRYIIKQLNALIMQLRNVQHFATLVGKREFDNDIVVFNNEGVLGESLAGMRSSLSQVAREDRQRNWVNEGLAQFADILRNKDNIKELCDEVIVQLTKYSGAIQGGIFLVKDEEENEPYMELISCYAFERHKKTGTRIHKGEGIAGQSWQENDTIIITEVPDSYINIRSGLGHANPKAILVVPLVYNEETIGVVELASFKPLEDYQVEFIQKLSENLAASIATTTNNERTRKLLEESQEITEQMLAQEEEMRQNMEELQATQEEMRRTQNEIRDKESNLNALINNTNDTIFAIDRDYCITVVNDTLRNKYKKAGIDLKAGVNILEVLPADQRAKWKERYDRALSGESYKQFEERMLDDKLQVVETYHNPIMNVEGKVIGVSVIARDVTDIVQVQRELERKQGIVNSVINNTDDTFFAIDQDFRITIVNETLRKRFESSGMDLKEGDHILEILPQESVEFWRERYQRTLNGESFTENQERKVGDKSLYIKVYYQPVYDENGKITGASVLSRDITEYREALEEKDTRDKEIAKLRKALGVETNKGNKIKNGRLDNDDKAEATNWKINQY
- a CDS encoding o-succinylbenzoate synthase, with product MSLQASWKRYTLNFTFDAGTSRGVMRSRDTWILKVWREEEPYTYGLGEAGPLPGLSIDHRPDIESHLERLTRLMGQLAYPADEADALQVAASIVPDEWPSLRFAVETALLDLLHGGRRSILPGAFEAMPRVPINGLIWMGDKPFMLQQMEDKLAAGFTCLKMKIGAIDGAEEEDVLDAIRERLPASELILRVDANGAFSPDEAPERLKSLARYDLHSIEQPIKPGQRAILADLCQSSPVPVALDEELIGIHSKQERAELLDEVKPFGIVLKPSLVGGIAATREWIGLAEDRGITWWITSALESNIGLNAIAQLTASYKPVMHQGLGTGQLYDNNFPSPLVIRQGSLQYDKAVTWDLSQLDE
- a CDS encoding NAD-dependent deacylase → MKNLVVLSGAGISAESGIPTFRDANGLWEGHDVMEVASPQGWKRDPELVLDFYNQRRKAARKAEPNEGHKLIASLEEHFEVQVITQNIDNLHERAGSTKVLHLHGEIFKCRSSLDEHLVYDMEGDEIMLGDKCEKGSQLRPHIVWFGEMVPMMEPAAALAMKADVFVVVGTSLVVYPAAGLVDYTARNTPIFVVDPNVPEVYGREDVTAIQENASTGMKKLKDILLERYR
- a CDS encoding GIY-YIG nuclease family protein; the encoded protein is MQTFYVYIITNKNNTVLYTGFTDDVFRRSLEHKEKLYKGFTAKWNCNKIVYYETYYDADEAIRRERQLKRYLRKWKEELIDKKNPDWKDLFEEMLT
- a CDS encoding VIT1/CCC1 transporter family protein, translating into MQKIEDKLHTGKKLFLFDRAYISEFVYGGIDGAITTFAVVAGAAGANADLKWVLIFGFANLIADGFSMSVGNFLSVKAEHEDYDKHREIEYWEIENLREKEIEEIREIYAAKGFKGELLEQVVEVITSNDDVWVDTMMKEELEMAKDDKAPIQTATATFLSFIAIGLIPLLSYLAAIIFDLGKGNLFLYSCIATGIGLIVVGNLKAVATRTNRFRAIAETLSLGGIAAFLAYFVGEVLQRYLL
- the topA gene encoding type I DNA topoisomerase, whose protein sequence is MPKNLVIVESPAKAKTIEGYLGKDFTVTSSYGHVRDLPKADKAIDIENGFKPTYVVTDDKKKVVSELKKLAKNCDTIFLASDDDREGEAISWHLMEALDLNEAKTRRIVFREITRKAIESAISNPRGIDLDLVNAQQARRILDRLVGFELSPILWKKIKTGLSAGRVQSVAVRLVVEREREIDKYEAKSSYRVVARFDLGKGKVLNAELSERFKEEEEAEKFLQDCVGAEYSIARLETKPAKKTPAPPFTTSTLQQEASRKLGFSVAQTMTLAQRLYEAGKISYMRTDSVNLSEEAIQSASKEIVSAYGKEYFKERHYKTKSAGAQEAHEAIRPTDFSVHEAGEDRNGQRLYELIWKRAIASQMSDAQLEKTTATIDISTVDKNLTATGEVVKFEGFLKVYIESTDEDDEPSESKGMLPPLETGQILDLQEMKARQGFSRPPARYTEASLVKKLEEMGIGRPSTYAPTISTVQKRGYVIKESRDGRERTYVEFTLSNDKVGREEKTETTGSEKNKLFPTNIAMVVNDFLKEHFPTVIDYSFTAKVEKEFDEIAHGGKAWEQMIEDFYGNFHDRVEQTENIERSEVPSSRELGVDPKSGRKVIVRLGRFGPLAQIGDQEEDGEKPQYASLRKGQFIENITLEDALELFKLPRDVGMFEDKKVVAAIGRFGPYIRHDSKFVSLPKEDDPHSVSEERAIELILAKRKADAEKHIKSFDENPDVQILNGRWGPYIKVGKKNVKIPKDKDPKELTLEECLDLAEKTPVKKGRSKKK
- a CDS encoding SDR family NAD(P)-dependent oxidoreductase translates to MNYALITGASGGIGAAMARRLAEEGLNVLLVARSEDKLRELKAEIREEFRVGVEYLPLDLLEEGAVDTLLDWCHANEYFVRILINNAGVGEWGPFEEKDLQSQLSMMHLNQDVMVSLTHAFLEKMHTFSSAHILNVGSTASYQPIPFFAVYAATKAFVLSFTRALRHELRRSPINVSCLCPGPTDSDFFSRAGFISKQANSIMMAPEAVADIAIKGLFKSKAVIVPGFSNGLGVVMSKILPQGMLSGIVGSIFKPRSERMIED
- a CDS encoding inorganic diphosphatase is translated as MAQNEDFTIDVVVEIPKGSRNKYEYDYEKKMIRYDRMIFSSMHYPADYGFIPETLAKDGDALDALVLVSEPTFPGCLIEVRIIGLFRMEDEKGPDAKLLCVPVRDPIWNKLHALEEVNEHLIKEIEHFFQVYKDLEEKKVGIEGWENKDAAIKAYHEAKRFYEENKQKEAAE
- a CDS encoding two-component regulator propeller domain-containing protein, translating into MGYRSFVIVFLVLVLLPVLGMAQEIKFQHLGIREGLKSSKVFDIVEDDAGFVWFATENGISRYDGSQMRTYMLDRVEGGEVNLKLRSRTSDSAIRDPSATSLMST